AGAGACAAAACCCTCTAGTTTATTGTTCAACAAAATATTGTTGCTTGTTATATCTCGATGAACAATTGATGGAATGCATTCATGATGCATGTAAGATAAGGCATGGGCGATGCATTTGATGATGTTCACTCTCTTGCTCCAATCCAATTCTATGGCTTCAACATCATTGCTCAACACACAAAATAGGCTTCCCCTTTCCATATACTCATAAACCAAAAACATGCACCTTTTATGTAAACAGAACCCATGAAGTTTTATAATGTTTCGATGCTGAATCCCTGTTAACACTTTTACCTCATTCCTGAAACTCATATCAAAAGTTGGGTTCTCAGCCTCCAATTGATGAAGTTTTTTCAAGGCAATCACTTTACCACAAGGTAATTTTGCTTTGTAAACGCTACCATAACCGCCAGTTCCAATACAATATTTGAGATCAAAGTCCTCAGTTGCTTCAATGATGTCTTCATATGCAATATGTCCATCATAATTCCATATCGAGAACAAGTTCccattctttgtttcttttgagtGAGACTGAGTTTTCTTAACCTTGGGTCTCGAGAGAAGAAAGCCCCCAAGAACTatgaatccaagaaaaatggcGATTGGAACAAAAATTTCTAGTTTGATTATACTTGATTTGTTACTATTTGGGGAAATCTGAGGGCAAGAAGGGAAACCCTCGAAGTTGCGATTGCACAAATCCTTGTTGCCAATTAAGGTGTTGGATGCATGATCATAATAATATGGAATTGGGCCTTTGAAAGAATTGTATGACAAGTTGACTCTTAGAATATAAGACAAAAAATAGTGAATATTGCCGGTGAGATTATTGTAGCTGAGATCCAAGAGCTGTAGATTGCCTTTTTGTGCAGCTGTAAGTTCAGCAGGTATTTCTCCACTGAGAAAGTTATGACTGAGGTCAAGATATTGTAGCTCATAAATGTTGTTGATCTGAGTAGGTATTTGACCAATGAGATTGTTATAGTTGATATATAAACGAGCCAGATTCTTCAAATTTCCTATTTCTTCAGGGATGGAACCATCAATTCGATTGCTACTAAGGtacaaatatttcaaattagTTAAATGACCCAGAGTAGAAGGGATTTGACCACTAAGACTGTTATTCTCGAGGTGCAAGTAACTCAAATTCTCCATATTGCTTATTTCTGGAGGAATGGAACCATCAATTTGATTGCGACGCAAGGACAAATATTCCAAATTAGTTAAATTGGCAAGAGTAGAAGGGATTTGACCAATGAGCATGTTACCACTTAggtccaaaaagaaaagattctTTAGCATCCCTATTTCTGACGCTAAAAAaccattgatttgattaaaacTCATATTCAGATGGGTGAGATTGGTTAAGAGCCGAAGAGATGAAGGGATTGGTCCATTGAAGTTGTTTCCACCTAGACTTAATACATGGAGATTCCTCAGATTTCCTAATTTTTGGGGGATGGAACCATTGAATTGGTTAGAAGACAGATCCAGGTGAGTGAGATTGGTTAAGAGCCATAGAGATGAAGGGATGCTCCCTTGAAGACTATTAAATCGAAGAACAAGGCTAACTAAATTAGGGAAGGAAGATAAGAAGTTGAGTTTTAACTTATCTCCATTGAGCCGTCCAATTATATTAATCTTTGTGACGCTTCCAGCAGCATTGCAAGTAATACCAGGCCAGTGCTTGCAACGACTTGAAGTATTGTTGCTGTAATAATTCCACCATCCACTCTCCAGAAGAGCATTTGCTTCTAGTTGTAGTAGTGATGATTCAGATGCTCCCACAAACTGAGCTCCACTGTCCTCCAAATACGTTCCGTACAACAAGATACAAGTAGCCCATGCTACCACCACAATGGAAATGGAAACGGAGGGTGCCATTGTTTACAATCAGTACTGTATGATTGAATGGCAAAAGGGTTGGTTGTTATGTCCATATATGACTCGGGACGTACACTTTAATAAGAAAGATACAAGGCCTTGGGGGGGGCAGACTTGGTGGAATGAATGCCAACGTAATTCTCACGATTCATATGAAACTGCAAATTTTCCACGCGTATATATGCTTTCCACGAATCATCCTGGAAATTTCCTCCCACTTGCATTGCATTGCATTGCTTTAATCTGTTTTGTAAATGTGTAGCTACAGAGACTTGTGGAAATACTTGTAGTATAGTTATTGTTGTGCTCTTCATGGATGGACACTTGTCCTTTCTCTTGCCACTTGGGAAAATCACCCGATCTCGATCAGCGTATAATTTGGGCTGGAATTCCCAACGTATTGAACTATAACTTCTTCTTTGTATGCATTGGACTGACTCTGCATTTAGACAATAGCAGCCGAGTTCTCTGTAAAGGATCGATTTTCAGAGCCTCATCTCAATATGAGGGTGGATTATTTGCTCATACTTGAATTACACAAATGTGAGAGATGCTGCACACAAAGCCCCACCAATCTTCCATACATTAAGAATATCTGATGACTTGGAATTTCTGATCTGAAGTACATCAACATgcataagttatatatatagttttgttttatattttatatttggttgAAGTCAAGTCACCAATCTCTACTTCTCACAactgaataaattaataaaataaataaacatacaAAATTTTATGTGGTTCGGGTTATAAACCATCCACATGATAAAACTTTAAAGACtatattatgcttttatttcaCTTGATTATTTTACaagttcaagaaaaaaaatacaaaatgatatgattaataaaatcaaattaaatatattcaattctgatttgattttatcagtCAATACTAATATATTCAAATCTCATAGGATATATTTTAACAACTTTCCTGCAGAATCCTCCCCGTTGCATGCTACCACTATTGTAGAGAAATGCACTCTGACTGGTTGACGAGTATAACCACGTGCTACATATGCCAAGGGACAGACCCCTTATCAACCTTCTTAAGACTATATAACTTATGTAAACTTCCTGACTTGTTTACTGATTTataaatgttgtttttttttttttcttcaatttcctcTGTTTTCCTCAGCACGGCTACCTTGTACGTAGTTTAACAACGGCTATAGAGAAATGTGGACAAACATGTCTTTAACctttaagaaaaggaaaaccacTTTACAAAAATTAAGGGAGATTTTTCTggttaatcaaaaatattttgagtttgACCACGATTTTCGGTCatatcaaacaccaaaaaaataagaaattttttttaaaaaaaatattttatgttaaaacAAACAGAGACTAgttgaatttgagaaaaaataaataaataaaataaaataaaatctaactcaatttataaattttagatttgtttCTCTTATCTTTAATAGAATTGACTGAAAATCACGCCTCATAAAGTGGAAGTTATTAGTTCGatactcttttctcttttctcatttcctttcctttgcgcggaaatgtaaaaaaaaaaataataataataacaaaattttctctaactaatatatataccaaatttTTTGTGTAATTCACAGGATGGATGGGATATCCCAAATGATGGTGCATGTCACCTGGAACAATGAATAATTAGCAATCTTCTGGGGTATAGCCATTAGCCTATAGGGTTTTGGAATCGTTTTGAACAATAAGCTTCAGAACTATGGCTGAGGCCAACCCATCTCCATCGACGACGACGGTGACGGATGTGGACGTGGACTCGCTGGCTCACTGTGCCACCTACCTCAGCCTCCAGGACCTCTCCAACATGGGCATGTCCTGCAAATACCTCAAACGCGTCGCCTATTCTGACTCCATTTGGTCCCACTGGTTCAGGTCCTACCATCTTTTTCAAAagcttttttaaattttcccaCAAATNNNNNNNNNNNNNNNNNNNNNNNNNNNNNNNNNNNNNNNNNNNNNNNNNNNNNNNNNNNNNNNNNNNNNNNNNNNNNNNNNNNNNNNNNNNNNNNNNATTCTGACTCCATTTGGTCCCACTGGTTCAGGTCCTACCATCTTTTTCAAAagcttttttaaattttcccaCAAATTACCTTGTGGCAACCACTTTGCCACaaggtaattttgttttgtaaacaCTAGCACAACTACCGGTTCCAATACAATATTTGAGATCAAAGTACTCGGTTTTTTCAATGATGTCTTCACATGCAATACGCCCATCATAATTCAATATCGAAAACAAGTttccattccttttttttttttctcaactcAAGTTGAGTTTTCTTGGGCATGCGTCNNNNNNNNNNNNNNNNNNNNNNNNNNNNNNNNNNNNNNNNNNNNNNNNNNNNNNNNNNNNNNNNNNNNNNNNNNNNNNNNNNNNNNNNNNNNNNNNNNNNNNNNNNNNNNNNNNNNNNNNNNNNNNNNNNNNNNNNNNNNNNNNNNNNNNNNNNNNNNNNNNNNNNNNNNNNNNNNNNNNNNNNNNNNNNNNNNNNNNNNNNNNNNNNNNNNNNNNNNNNNNNNNNNNNNNNNNNNNNNNNNNNNNNNNNNNNNNNNNNNNNNNNNNNNNNNNNNNNNNNNNNNNNNNNNNNNNNNNNNNNNNNNNNNNNNNNNNNNNNNNNNNNNNNNNNNNNNNNNNNNNNNNNNNNNNNNNNNNNNNNNCATTTTCTGTTATTGAATCACATTGAAAATGTGAATCCTAAACTCTTCAAATTTCACACAGAGCTTGCTTAAATAGCCTCCAAGTTTTCTCATTCTCACCCAATTGAGCATTCCCACATATCATCCCACTCCAAGAAACCACATTTTTCTCAAGTTTTCATCAAATATTTTccaagcatatccaatttcGCCGCACTTTGCAAATATATCAACCATGAAGTTCCCCACAAACACATAAAAGACGCAATGAGGCAATAACATCAATCATCATAGTTTATATCTTTGTTCAATCTTCTATTATATTAGATTATTTAGTGTTGTATTgctcccaaaaaaatttcaaaattataaaaagaaagaagaggctaATGACTTGACATCACACCACTCGTTAGTCACATGCTCAAATCTCTCAGAGGCTAATGGCTCAAATTCAAACTCAGCCGGTCCAATCAAATTCAAACTGGCCATCCAGAACTTCCAAAATGCACCATTTAGTCACATAATAGAGCATTCAAAGTTCAAATAGAAAATGAATCATACTTATCTTGCCAATGTAAGTAATTGGGGTGTGCTGTGGTGTGGGTTTTCACTTGGGAGGAATGTTGAAGAGAGGAGTTGTGGACGGAAAGGTTTTACACCTTAAAAGTACTTAAACCATTTTACGAAAAATGCGGGGTGTTTGACATTTGATCAAAAAGGTTTTTTGGTTGACCATGTTTTCCAAGCGCAATATATTCCCTTTTGGTTCTTTTTAACTTAAGGGTCTGTTGTATATTCCACATTTAGGGAACACTGGCCACAACAAATGCCGTCCGCCTCTTTACAAACATTGGAATTGAGGGAGGCATATTTGGCACGGCGCACAGCATTGAAGCAAATCAAGTTCGTTGATCCCTTAGTTGCTGACTTCTATACAGTTCCAAGACCTTACAAGCAAATATTATTGGATGGAAATGATGTTGTCTTTTCCCAGGTATTGAATACTCCCTTGGCCTGTAGGTTTTTTCATTATGCCTAGGGTTTCATACAGCTTCTATGACATCTTTGTGCAAAAGGCTCATGAAACttattttgattcttttcttttctgtgataggattttattacattttgacaCTTCTTATTTGTATTGCtagaaaggagaagaaagaaggaaaaaagcgAGCGCATGATTGAGTATTTCTTAACTTCTTTCACATCCATTCTGACATTGACTTTACTGGATTCTGTTATATAGGGCTCATCGATAGGAATTCTTAAGAGTGATGGCCTTTTAAGTGGAAGGTATCCTCTCACCTCACTAAGTGACCATAATGCAAGAATTACATGCATGAGGTAAGAATTTGATATGGTTTTTCTCTTGTTCGAAAAATACTTTTATATGCATTAATATTGTAATTTCTTAAGCAAGGCCAAGTTGCATGTATTTATTATTAGTGACAAGGCCATTTGCATTTCCCTGTATAACTTGTAACCAAGTTGTGTTGttagcaattttttctttccatgTAGTTCTTCTTAAAAGAGATAACTAGAGCTCATAAGACAATGTTAATATCCATTTGGCTCTGTATATATTAGAAGAACAGGTTGCACCCTTGGACCTTACATTCTACATATTTTGAAACAAGAatcctatttatatatataatttttaattttatctataCATTAGGTGTGGAATTTAGTTCATATCAATGCTTATGACAATAGATCTGTCTCATATAATGTGTGAtgtacctttttatttttattttttttctagtaCATCGTAGATGGCAAACATGAGCCTAAATCTATTTAATGTATCATATGAAGCTTATTAGCATATGAATTGCCTCTCAACCTTTTattcataattatttaatatgcAGGTTGTTTTCCCTCACCGAAACTTCTTTATTTCGAAATGAAACACAAAGTAAAGAAAATGTTTTGGTTACCTCAAGCTGCGACCGCTCTATTCGTCTATGGTGGAAGGTAGTTTATAAATTGATGTTGTCTTGAAAACCCTCTTGCAAAGAATAGGCCCAAatttgtagatatttgtaaTCTCTAGTCATGATCTTCCATGCTTGCATCCACTGCAATGAGCCAATTGAAGAAACAAATATTGTTTGTAGTGTctgttttattatttggttCTATGATGATTATTGTTCTAATTGTCAGCAGGAAGAGAATGTTTATCAACTTTCTAAGTTATTGTCTACCTTTTGTAATGCCTCAAGGTCTTCATTCTAATGTTTCCATTATAGGGTTCTTGCCAACGATGTTTTAGAGGTCACAATGGCCCAGTCTCTGCCTTGTCAGATAAATTGTTAGGTGATGGTAGTAGCAAAGTATTGGCAAGTGGAGGGGAAGATGGTACTGTTCGCCTTTGGTCCCTTAACTCTAGTGGCAAGCGTGGCCAGCATGCACTAACGGCTACTCTTTATGGGCATGAGAAACCTGTAAAGTTGATGTCAGTTTCTGGGTATGAATTTTTCTATCATTAAGACTAAATAAATAGACTTTATTAATGTATTCTAATTATCTTTAGGTTTGAATAGTttgcaattatatatatcatgcgAGTTGCTCAGACTTATGCTTAAAGACTTGGCAGGTCCAGCTGTAGATGGAAGGATCTTCAACACTTATTATCACTTTTGTTTTGCATATGGTTGCATTTCATTACTATGAACTCTCAATTAGTGGAAGTGAAGTAAAACTTAATTGTACAATTACTTACTTGGACTTTGCCACACTTAAACCAACTGTTATGTCTTTGCTTTATGGATATGTCAAAGTTGATGTTCTCAtctaagaagaaagaagaagtttGGCTTGGCTTATCATACTTCAGTCTGCCTATTTCTAGACTGACACGTGTCCCCACCCGACCCTGTACTTATAGGGAGAGAGACATggataaattttaaaatttctaagaAATTGTGGATTTCAGTTGTATCTCATGTGTtacttttaaaaacatttgTAATGCTTAAGTTGTGTGTTATAATTGCAAATGCCTCACATGGTGACTAGCTCCCTCAAGTGATATTGAACCTGTGTACTTTGGTATCCATTTCTTCTTACTAAACTGATCTATTTTTACTTTCATCATTCTTTCAGACATAGAACTTCTCTTTTGGTGACCATTTCAAGTGATTCCAAGGTATCTTAGTCGTGTGTTCCATAttacttttctcttcttttttaactttttacaaTTTCAGTTATTTTAGTGGAGTACATAACAAGGATTCAGTTATTGTAATAGTGAATCAGTCAACTATTTTTTCGGGTTTTCTTAAGGAATTGAGTTGCAACTTCTTTGCGTGTCATAGCTACTGATGTACATGACATTTAGCCCTACTTGAAATGGCGGCCATGTAAACATGTGTTGGACAATAGTAAATGTGTTGGAAGTTATTTGTCACGCGTGAAAATCGTTTTAGTTTTACAATTTCATTCGGACCATTTTGATTGTAGCTTAAGAAAGCTAGCTTGAGCCTGAATTCAAGTTTTCTTAAGTGCCAATTATTATCTGTACTTTAtgtacatgttattattatcattttttttttttaattggttaaGTTACACACTAATTGGATCTATGTCCTATTCCTACAAGGGGAGGAGGTGCATTTAAGCTTGAGGTAATAGAAATTTATGCTTCTTGAACATGTACCATGCTTTGAAGCATAATACAGAATTTCATGACAAGTGTTAATAACCTCAGGCTCAATTTAGGTTATTGTGAAAGAAGAGCACATGCAGTTTTCTCTTTCATGATTTATATGAACTCTGTATATTTGAGTAAGATGGTTGACTAAGTTCTGGGGATTAATGCAGCCACACTAACCATAGGTGTATCTCACCTTCAACTTGGATGAAGCAGTTAttaaactgcaatttttttcttgtaatgaGTAACAGAAAAAGTTAATGAACAATTCTTGGAGCTAAAGAGGTCAAACAATGTTAAACAAGAACTTCAtcttatttttccaatttttattaTGAGATTTTCTAATCCAAATTTTATAGTTCTTTTGATACGTCTGTCTTTTTGTGATTGGGTTTTCACTAAAAGTTTTGGAGTTTTCTTGTAGGTGAGGGTTTGGGATACAAATACATCATCTGCTGAGCATATATCATGCTGTGTGGGCATGACTGCTGTCCCTGGTGCACCTGTAAATATAAAGTGCCATGAATCCATGCTCTATGTTGCTGCTGGTTCCTCTGTCATTGCAATTGATTTGAGGACAATGCAAAAAGTATTCACTGCTGCAACTTGTCAACCGAAGTTGTACTCATTTGAGATAATGCCTTCGAAATCATTAATCTGCACAGGTGGTAATGGAAGGTAAGATAAAGCAGATTTCTACATAGTTTTTGAATCATTTTTTCTCAGTTAGTTAACCATTTGGACTGTCTAAGAAAACTCGAGTAAATCACTTGCCAAATAATGTGCTTAATGCTGCAGAGCAATGCTGTGGGATATTAGGAGAAACCTGGAGACGACGAAACCAGAACCAATAGCCGAGTTGGATGGACACACAGGCCCAGTTACGTTCTTGCACATGGATCAGTACAAAATTGTTACAGGAGGCCCTGAGGATTCTTTCATTAATGTTTGGGAGACTGACAATGGTTCACAAACAAATTCGTTGATTTGCGGTCCTCCGGATAGAGCAAGTGGGTGTCATGCCCTGGCTGTAAATGGGTATCGAATTGTTACTGCTAGCCTTGGTGAAGAACAAGGAGTTCTCCGCTTTAGGGACTTCACCAATGCTTCTTGCCCTGTTGCCAAGCCTGAAGATGAGCATGCTTCCAAGTTCTGGGATACACAATCTTATAGTGATACTGATGGCTCAGATTGCTGAACGGATTTGCTTGTTGAGAACTAAATTAATAGAGCTAGTAATCTTATGGTTTTCTGTACTTGCCATTGTCTTTTGATGATGGGGTTGGGACCTGATCAGTGTAACTCTGTTTTCCTCATTATGAAATGTgttcaaataaaagaagaataataCTTGGCGTTTCAATTGCGATTTCAAAACatatgatttaaaaatgcaATCATATAATGGCCTTATTGAAATAGTTGTGGTTATATTATTTATGGCATACTCGCTCCAAAACCAAACTTGAGCAATTGGACCTCGACAATATTCCCCACTGGCCACACTGAAGATGTCTCTCGTGCTCTTCATGGATGGGCGAGACTTGTAAACCCTTGACCTTTTCTGGAGGCAATTAGGGAAATCACCCGGTCTTGGCTTTTAGACATCACTGAATGGTTACAGAATCCTTAAGACAAGCGTGCGACGAATCCCTTTAGAAGAAGAAACTCATGGGAATAGGCTCGCTACGCTCTAGCTTTATGGGCCGGAGCTCTCAATTCACAGATACCAGGTGAGATCATTGCAGGGAAGATTGCTTGCCAGTCACC
This window of the Corylus avellana chromosome ca5, CavTom2PMs-1.0 genome carries:
- the LOC132182195 gene encoding MDIS1-interacting receptor like kinase 2-like, whose translation is MAPSVSISIVVVAWATCILLYGTYLEDSGAQFVGASESSLLQLEANALLESGWWNYYSNNTSSRCKHWPGITCNAAGSVTKINIIGRLNGDKLKLNFLSSFPNLVSLVLRFNSLQGSIPSSLWLLTNLTHLDLSSNQFNGSIPQKLGNLRNLHVLSLGGNNFNGPIPSSLRLLTNLTHLNMSFNQINGFLASEIGMLKNLFFLDLSGNMLIGQIPSTLANLTNLEYLSLRRNQIDGSIPPEISNMENLSYLHLENNSLSGQIPSTLGHLTNLKYLYLSSNRIDGSIPEEIGNLKNLARLYINYNNLIGQIPTQINNIYELQYLDLSHNFLSGEIPAELTAAQKGNLQLLDLSYNNLTGNIHYFLSYILRVNLSYNSFKGPIPYYYDHASNTLIGNKDLCNRNFEGFPSCPQISPNSNKSSIIKLEIFVPIAIFLGFIVLGGFLLSRPKVKKTQSHSKETKNGNLFSIWNYDGHIAYEDIIEATEDFDLKYCIGTGGYGSVYKAKLPCGKVIALKKLHQLEAENPTFDMSFRNEVKVLTGIQHRNIIKLHGFCLHKRCMFLVYEYMERGSLFCVLSNDVEAIELDWSKRVNIIKCIAHALSYMHHECIPSIVHRDITSNNILLNNKLEGFVSDFGTAKLLDPDSSNQTLVAGTYGYIALELAYTMKVTEKCDVYSFGVVALEILMGRHPTELLTSLSSSSSQNVMLHEILDQRVLPPDHLVAQDIFLVATLAFACLQTKPKSRPTMNCVSQEFLSRKKPIAKPLHTFSLWQLRNQKMYMVDSGDETQF
- the LOC132180267 gene encoding probable E3 ubiquitin ligase complex SCF subunit sconB, translating into MAEANPSPSTTTVTDVDVDSLAHCATYLSLQDLSNMGMSCKYLKRVAYSDSIWSHWFREHWPQQMPSASLQTLELREAYLARRTALKQIKFVDPLVADFYTVPRPYKQILLDGNDVVFSQGSSIGILKSDGLLSGRYPLTSLSDHNARITCMRLFSLTETSLFRNETQSKENVLVTSSCDRSIRLWWKGSCQRCFRGHNGPVSALSDKLLGDGSSKVLASGGEDGTVRLWSLNSSGKRGQHALTATLYGHEKPVKLMSVSGHRTSLLVTISSDSKVRVWDTNTSSAEHISCCVGMTAVPGAPVNIKCHESMLYVAAGSSVIAIDLRTMQKVFTAATCQPKLYSFEIMPSKSLICTGGNGRAMLWDIRRNLETTKPEPIAELDGHTGPVTFLHMDQYKIVTGGPEDSFINVWETDNGSQTNSLICGPPDRASGCHALAVNGYRIVTASLGEEQGVLRFRDFTNASCPVAKPEDEHASKFWDTQSYSDTDGSDC